GCAGCTGGCCCAGGGTGACCTCTCTGGTTATCTCGGCCCTTACCATGTCAAGGCCTCAGAAGGGAGTATAGATGACCGCGTAGATGGCGGCCTTGGCGTTCCCAGCCGCCCGGACATCGTGCGGCACCACCGAGTTGTAGTACATGGAGTCTCCGGCCTTCAGCCGGTACATCTCCTTCCCGTAGGTGAGCTCGATCTCCCCGCTCACCACGATGATGAACTCCTCCCCCTCGTGAGAGGACAGTGAGCTTTCGCTGGTCGGTTCGATCTCGATGTACATGGGCTCCATGTGGCGGTCTGTCTTTCCCTTGCCCAGCGGGTAGTAGTGGTAGTTGCCTGGACCCGCCCCGTGGTGGGGAGTGGTGGCTTCCTTCCTCCCCGCGGCGCGGACGATGAGGGGATCGGGAATGAACTGGTCGTCCATGAACGTTCCCAGTCGCTGGCCCAGGGCCCGGGACAGCTTGACCAGTACGCCGATGGCCGGGTACACGGTCCCGTTCTCGATGTTGTTTACCAGGGCGGCGTCGATCCCTGCGTTCTTGGCCAGGTCCTCAACGGAGAGTCCAAGGCGCTCGCGGTAGGTCTTGAGGCGGTTTCCTAGTTTTTCAGAAGCTGACATGCTATCCTCCGGGTGCTGGTCGTTCCAGGACGACACGGTCGCTCGGGACCATGGCCGCTGGTCTCCGGGCAAATCTCCAAATCGGCTAATATACCTTGTCACCGCTCGTCTAAAGGGTCGCCACTCGTCCCTGCCAGGTGCGTCCGCGTGCCTAGGCTAGGTGCTCCCTGGCCCAGGCCCTGGCAGCCGCATACACCTTGCGGTTGCGCTCCACCAGCGCGGGCTTTTCGGCAAAGCTGTCGTCCAGTGCCGCGAGGACGGAGGCCTCCGGCACTCCCAGGAGGTCGAGCTCCGCTAGCGCCCCCAGGAACGCGGTGTTCGCCGCCTTCGGCGTGCCCGCCTCCTCGGCGATCTGCATGGCCGGGAAGGGCCTGACCGTGACCCCGGGAGGTGATGCTGGCCGGAGGGGGATCGACTCCTCGAACAGCACCGAGCCACCCTTGGCCACCGTGGGCAGGAACTTCTCCAGGGACGGCTGGTTCATCGCCACCAGGACGTCGGGGGCGTCCACCGCCGGCGACCCGATCTCTTTGCCCCCCATCACCACCGAGGCGGAGGCTGCGCCGCCCCTCTGCTCCGGCCCGTAGCTGGGGAACCAAGAGACATATCGTCCAGCCTTCCCCGCCGCCTCGGCGACCACGAGGCCGAGGCTGAGCACGCCCTGCCCGCCGAACCCAGAGAACTTGAAGTGGCGCTCCTTGAAGGCGGGATCGGGTCTGGGATCCATGCCCCCCTCGGAGCCGTGAACCAGGGTGAGGAGGTCCTTGACCTCTATCTCCGACGCTTTCAACGATTCTTCCGCGCTGCGGTCGCGGAAGCAGCCCAGGGGAAAGGTCTTTTCCATCTCCTGGGTCACGAAGTCCGCTGCCTTGAGGGCATCCATCCTCCAATTGGTGGGGCAGGGAGACAGGACCTCGACGAACGCGTACCCCTTGCCGTCCCGCTGAATTTCCAGGGCCTTGCGGACCGCCCTCTTGGCCTGCATGATACGCTTGGTGTCCGCCACCGACACTCTCTCGATGTACACCGGAGCCTCGAGCTGGGCAAAGATCTCGCACACCCGCAGAGGATACCCGCTCTTCACCACGTCCCGGCCGAACGGCGAGGTGGTGGTCTTCTGTCCGGGCAGAGTGGTGGGGGCCATCTGCCCGCCGGTCATGGCGTACAGTGAGTTGTTGATGAAGAAGCAGGCGAAATGATCTCCGCGGTTCGCTGCCTGGAAGGCGTTGTTGAACCCGATGGCACCGAGGTCGCCGTCACCCTGGTAGGCGATGACGACCTTGTCCGGAAGCACCCGCGAAAGTCCGGTGGCGACCGCCGAGGCCCGCCCGTGCGGCGCGGCCACGTTGCCGCAGTCGAAGTAATAGTAGCAGAACGCCGCGCACCCCACCGGGGACACGAACACCGTGCGGTCCTGCAGCCCGAGGTCGGCCATGGCCTCCCCGATGAGCTTGTGGACGATGCCGTGTCCGCAGCCGGCGCAGAACGTCGTGGTCCGGCTGCCGTCCTTGCGGTCGAAGGTCTCGTAGAATCCCGTTGCTCGCTTGATCATCGTTTCGCCTCCATCATGCTGCGGGCAGCGATGAGCACGTCCTCCACCTTGACCATGTTCCCACCCATGCGGTTGACCAGGCGGATGTCCGACCTACTGCACCGGTCAAGGTGCAGGAGCACGTCATCGCGATACTGCCCGTTGCTCATCTCCACCACCAGCACCTTGCGGTCCTGGACCGCCTTATTCATCTGCCGGGTGGGGAAGGGCGAGAGGGTGATCGGACGGAAGAGGCCTGCCTTCACGCCATCGGCACGGAGCCGGTCCACGGCGGTGCGAGCGATGCGGGCCGAGGAGCCGTAGCCGGTCAGGATGATGTCCGCATCCTCGGTGCGGTAGCTCTCTGAGGCGGCCTCGGCCTTCATGCGCTCGTACTTCTCCTGGAGGATCTGGTTGTGAACCTCGTGGCGGTCCGGCTCAAGGTAGATGGAGGTAATGAGGTTGTTCCTCGTTTCCGGGTCCCCCCGCACCGCCCAGGCGGAAGCGTCCGGGGACTCGACGATCGCGTTCGGCAGCTGGAGAGACTCCATCATCTGGCCGAGCACGGCGTCAGCGAGCACGATCACCGGGCTGCGGTACTTGAACGCCAGGCCAAAGGCCTTGGTTGTAAGGTCGCACATCTCCTGTACCGATCCGGGGGCGAGGACAAGGCACTTATAGTTACCATGCCCGCCCCCCTTGACCGCTTGGTTGTAATCGCCCTGCTCCGGGCCGATATTGCCCAGTCCTGGCCCCGTGCGCATGACATTAATGATGACCGCCGGGAGCTGGGCCCCCGCCAGGTAGGAGATGCCCTCCTGCATCAGGCTGATCCCCGGCCCGGAGGACGCGGTCATCGCCAGCTTCCCGGCGCTGGCCGCCCCGTAGATCATGTTGATGGACCCCGTCTCGCACTCCGCCTGCAGAAACTCCTTGCCCATCTGGGGAAAGAGCTCCGCCGCCCCGTGGGCGATCTCGCTCGCCGGGGTTATAGGGTATCCGAAGTAGACGTCGCAGCCGGCATACAGTGCCCCGATGACCACCGCCTCGTTGCCCTTTACGAACTTTCTCATCGCCGCTCCCCCTTGTCCGCGGTGTGGACCTCGATCGCGTAGATCTCCGGACAGTTGTAGAAGCAGATCGCACAGCCGGTGCAACCCTCGCCCGCGTACTCGACGGGCACGAAGCCTCTGCGGTTCACGTGCTGAGCCTTTCGGAGGACCTTCTTGGGGCAGGCGGCGATGCAGCGTCCACACCCCTTACATTCGTCCTCGATGATGACCGGTCTGGGGACCTCGACGTCGGCGGCCATGTTCTCCGCCCGGAAAAAGGTCCAGCGTACTTAAATCCTCGGACAGGTGCCGCCAGACGGCGAAAGGAATAGTAACCCGGGGAACGATTAAGATATGATATCATGACCAAGACCGCTCGCGGGAAGGGGATGCCCCCCGTCGCTCTGCCCATCTGCCTGTTGGGAGCTAACGTCGGTGGACGACCGAACTACTGTACTATCGCTTGGTTCACCATGATGGACGATGAGCCGCCGACCATCGGGCTGGTGACTGGCAAGGACCGGAAAACGAAGGACGGCATAATCGAGAACCGTACCTTCAGCGTCAGCCTGCCCAGCGCAGACATGGCCGTTCCGGTGGACTACGTCGGCATCACCTCCGGCAGGGAGCAGGACAAATCGAGAGTGTTCCGCTCGTTCTACGGGAAGCTGAAGACCGCTCCGATGGTGGAGGAATGCCCCTTGACGATGGAGTGCGAGCTGAAGCGGATAGTCGACCTGGAGGGAACGGACCTGATCATCGGCGAGATCGTCGAGGTCTACGCCGACGATGGAGTGTACCACGGCCAGGAACCGGACCCCATAGTCCTGGATCCCCTGATGTACCTGTCATCGGCCGCCGCCTATCACCGGCTGGGGGCAAGGGTGGCGGACGCGTTCAAGGTCGGGAAAACGTACTTGAAGGAAAAGTCATAGGGTGCGCTCCCCGGAATAATGTAATAGAGGGGCCGGGGGCTCACCGGCAAAGACAATGCTTAC
This DNA window, taken from Methanomassiliicoccus sp., encodes the following:
- a CDS encoding cupin domain-containing protein; translation: MSASEKLGNRLKTYRERLGLSVEDLAKNAGIDAALVNNIENGTVYPAIGVLVKLSRALGQRLGTFMDDQFIPDPLIVRAAGRKEATTPHHGAGPGNYHYYPLGKGKTDRHMEPMYIEIEPTSESSLSSHEGEEFIIVVSGEIELTYGKEMYRLKAGDSMYYNSVVPHDVRAAGNAKAAIYAVIYTPF
- a CDS encoding 2-oxoacid:acceptor oxidoreductase family protein, with translation MIKRATGFYETFDRKDGSRTTTFCAGCGHGIVHKLIGEAMADLGLQDRTVFVSPVGCAAFCYYYFDCGNVAAPHGRASAVATGLSRVLPDKVVIAYQGDGDLGAIGFNNAFQAANRGDHFACFFINNSLYAMTGGQMAPTTLPGQKTTTSPFGRDVVKSGYPLRVCEIFAQLEAPVYIERVSVADTKRIMQAKRAVRKALEIQRDGKGYAFVEVLSPCPTNWRMDALKAADFVTQEMEKTFPLGCFRDRSAEESLKASEIEVKDLLTLVHGSEGGMDPRPDPAFKERHFKFSGFGGQGVLSLGLVVAEAAGKAGRYVSWFPSYGPEQRGGAASASVVMGGKEIGSPAVDAPDVLVAMNQPSLEKFLPTVAKGGSVLFEESIPLRPASPPGVTVRPFPAMQIAEEAGTPKAANTAFLGALAELDLLGVPEASVLAALDDSFAEKPALVERNRKVYAAARAWAREHLA
- the vorB gene encoding 3-methyl-2-oxobutanoate dehydrogenase subunit VorB, coding for MRKFVKGNEAVVIGALYAGCDVYFGYPITPASEIAHGAAELFPQMGKEFLQAECETGSINMIYGAASAGKLAMTASSGPGISLMQEGISYLAGAQLPAVIINVMRTGPGLGNIGPEQGDYNQAVKGGGHGNYKCLVLAPGSVQEMCDLTTKAFGLAFKYRSPVIVLADAVLGQMMESLQLPNAIVESPDASAWAVRGDPETRNNLITSIYLEPDRHEVHNQILQEKYERMKAEAASESYRTEDADIILTGYGSSARIARTAVDRLRADGVKAGLFRPITLSPFPTRQMNKAVQDRKVLVVEMSNGQYRDDVLLHLDRCSRSDIRLVNRMGGNMVKVEDVLIAARSMMEAKR
- a CDS encoding 4Fe-4S dicluster domain-containing protein, with the protein product MAADVEVPRPVIIEDECKGCGRCIAACPKKVLRKAQHVNRRGFVPVEYAGEGCTGCAICFYNCPEIYAIEVHTADKGERR
- a CDS encoding flavin reductase family protein codes for the protein MTKTARGKGMPPVALPICLLGANVGGRPNYCTIAWFTMMDDEPPTIGLVTGKDRKTKDGIIENRTFSVSLPSADMAVPVDYVGITSGREQDKSRVFRSFYGKLKTAPMVEECPLTMECELKRIVDLEGTDLIIGEIVEVYADDGVYHGQEPDPIVLDPLMYLSSAAAYHRLGARVADAFKVGKTYLKEKS